A DNA window from Mycolicibacter hiberniae contains the following coding sequences:
- the hisC gene encoding histidinol-phosphate transaminase, producing MLWSVTARLRPEMAALPAYVEGKTVPGSIKLASNETVLPPLPSVVKAVEAALANTNRYPDNGYAALRARLAEHVGFGPQHVAAGCGSVSLCQQLIQISAGAGDEVVFGWRSFEIYPLQVRTAGAVPVQVPLREHTYDLDAMLAAITDRTRLIFVCNPNNPTSTVVDPAALARFVAAVPSHILVAIDEAYVEYIRDGLVPDSLGLVRRYPNVVVLRTFSKAYGLAGLRLGYAVGDPEIITALGKVYVPFTVSSAAQVAGIASLDAADELMARTDAVVAERSRVAAALRAAGFELPDSQSNFVWLPLAERTGDFVAAAAAAAIVVRPYGQDGVRVTIGAPEENDALLRFAQTYR from the coding sequence ATGCTGTGGTCCGTGACCGCCAGACTGCGCCCCGAGATGGCCGCTCTGCCAGCCTACGTCGAGGGCAAGACGGTCCCGGGTTCGATCAAACTCGCCAGCAACGAGACGGTGTTGCCCCCGCTGCCCAGCGTGGTCAAGGCCGTCGAGGCCGCCCTGGCCAACACGAACCGCTACCCCGACAACGGCTACGCCGCCCTGCGTGCCCGACTGGCCGAGCACGTCGGTTTCGGCCCGCAGCACGTCGCGGCCGGCTGCGGGTCGGTCAGTCTGTGCCAGCAGCTCATCCAGATCAGCGCCGGCGCGGGCGACGAGGTGGTGTTCGGCTGGCGCAGCTTCGAGATCTATCCCCTGCAGGTGCGCACCGCCGGCGCCGTGCCGGTGCAGGTGCCCCTACGCGAACACACCTACGACCTGGACGCGATGCTGGCCGCCATCACCGACCGCACGCGGCTGATCTTCGTGTGCAATCCCAACAATCCGACCTCCACCGTGGTCGACCCCGCCGCGCTGGCACGGTTCGTCGCCGCGGTGCCCTCGCACATTCTGGTCGCCATCGACGAGGCCTACGTGGAGTACATTCGCGACGGCCTGGTTCCCGACAGCCTGGGGCTGGTCCGCCGGTACCCGAATGTGGTTGTGCTGCGGACCTTCTCGAAAGCCTACGGGCTGGCCGGCCTGCGACTGGGCTATGCGGTCGGCGATCCGGAGATCATCACCGCGCTGGGCAAGGTCTACGTCCCGTTCACGGTCTCCAGCGCGGCGCAGGTCGCCGGCATCGCGTCGCTGGACGCCGCAGATGAGCTGATGGCCCGCACCGACGCGGTCGTGGCCGAACGGTCCCGGGTTGCCGCCGCGCTGCGAGCGGCCGGGTTCGAACTGCCGGATTCGCAGTCCAACTTCGTGTGGCTGCCGCTGGCCGAGCGCACCGGCGACTTCGTGGCTGCCGCCGCGGCGGCGGCCATCGTGGTCCGCCCCTACGGGCAGGACGGCGTCCGGGTCACCATCGGCGCGCCCGAGGAGAACGACGCGCTGTTACGGTTCGCACAGACGTACCGCTGA
- a CDS encoding SRPBCC family protein, translated as MHATATANVAASAAHVWAVLTDYEGMSAWAPGLKITVIAPGTPAPNGVGAQRRIQAVPGMAPLVEEIIAFEPEQRLSYRGVSGIPFRNYVGEVALRPTGSGTEIRYTVSADNRLPGIATALSHALLFGLKRAVNKAA; from the coding sequence ATGCACGCGACCGCGACTGCCAACGTCGCCGCATCCGCGGCTCACGTGTGGGCGGTGCTCACCGACTATGAGGGCATGTCCGCCTGGGCACCCGGTCTGAAGATCACCGTGATCGCGCCGGGAACCCCGGCGCCCAACGGCGTCGGCGCCCAGCGTCGTATTCAGGCCGTGCCGGGGATGGCGCCGCTGGTGGAGGAGATCATCGCGTTCGAGCCGGAACAGCGGTTGAGCTACCGGGGCGTGTCGGGCATCCCGTTCCGCAACTACGTCGGCGAAGTGGCCCTGCGGCCGACGGGATCCGGTACCGAGATCCGTTACACCGTCAGCGCCGACAATCGCCTGCCCGGGATCGCCACGGCGCTCTCCCACGCCCTGCTGTTCGGCCTCAAGCGGGCCGTGAACAAGGCC
- a CDS encoding amidohydrolase, which yields MTGLAERVDDIVAADTRRLVEIFKDLHRHPELGFHEVRTARTVAQALSDLGLTVTTGIGQTGVVAVLANGPGPVVMYRADMDALHVPEATGLDYASSSPELGHMCGHDAHVTWMLGMAKVLAQTTDSWSGTAVLVGQPAEELIAGAAAMVAGGLYDVAPRPDAFLALHTVPLPVGMVAAAGGERMAGTDQLDVVFHGVGGHGSMPQLARDTVLMAAQAVVQFQSIVSRTIAPNETAVLTVGSVQAGGTYNVIPDRALLKVNLRWFNPQVREQMLTGIRAICTGIARSYGMPDDRLPTITMAGGAPPLVNDPALTDRVATALGDLLGESHVLRDLPAGTGSEDCHLLKGPHHEVPLAYLLVGIADPKVYAKCAERGQLFPYAPHSPDYVIDLSAIPAGTRIAARGMLELLTPSRSQ from the coding sequence GTGACCGGCCTGGCCGAGCGCGTCGACGACATCGTCGCCGCCGATACCCGGCGGTTGGTCGAGATCTTCAAGGATCTGCATCGTCACCCCGAGTTGGGGTTTCACGAAGTGCGTACCGCGCGAACCGTCGCACAGGCACTCAGTGACCTGGGCCTGACGGTGACCACCGGGATCGGCCAGACCGGGGTGGTCGCTGTGCTGGCCAACGGCCCGGGCCCGGTGGTGATGTACCGCGCCGACATGGACGCGCTGCACGTGCCGGAGGCCACCGGACTGGACTACGCGAGCAGCAGCCCGGAACTGGGCCACATGTGCGGCCACGACGCGCACGTCACCTGGATGCTGGGGATGGCCAAGGTGCTGGCCCAGACCACCGACTCGTGGTCGGGTACGGCGGTGTTGGTCGGTCAGCCGGCCGAGGAGCTGATCGCCGGCGCGGCGGCCATGGTCGCCGGTGGCCTCTACGACGTCGCCCCACGGCCGGATGCGTTCCTGGCCCTGCACACCGTCCCGCTACCGGTGGGGATGGTGGCCGCGGCCGGCGGCGAGCGGATGGCCGGCACCGACCAGCTCGACGTGGTTTTCCACGGCGTCGGCGGGCACGGGTCGATGCCGCAGTTGGCCCGCGACACCGTGTTGATGGCCGCGCAGGCCGTCGTGCAGTTCCAGTCGATCGTCAGCCGCACCATCGCGCCGAACGAGACCGCGGTGCTCACAGTCGGTTCGGTGCAGGCCGGCGGCACCTACAACGTGATCCCGGACCGGGCGCTGCTCAAGGTCAACCTGCGCTGGTTCAACCCGCAGGTGCGCGAGCAGATGCTCACCGGCATTCGGGCGATCTGCACCGGGATAGCGCGCAGCTACGGCATGCCCGATGACCGGTTGCCCACCATCACCATGGCCGGCGGCGCACCCCCGCTGGTCAACGACCCGGCTCTCACCGATCGGGTGGCCACCGCGCTGGGCGATCTGCTGGGCGAATCCCACGTCTTGCGTGACCTGCCGGCGGGGACGGGCTCGGAGGACTGTCACCTGCTCAAAGGGCCACATCATGAGGTGCCGCTGGCGTATCTCCTGGTCGGAATCGCCGATCCGAAGGTGTACGCGAAGTGCGCTGAACGGGGTCAATTGTTCCCTTATGCCCCGCATTCGCCGGACTATGTGATCGACCTTTCCGCTATCCCGGCCGGAACCAGGATTGCGGCCCGTGGGATGCTTGAATTGCTTACTCCCAGTCGGTCTCAGTAG